In Capra hircus breed San Clemente chromosome 26, ASM170441v1, whole genome shotgun sequence, the following are encoded in one genomic region:
- the LOC102175357 gene encoding olfactory receptor 5W2-like, which translates to MNRDNCSSMTEFIFLGITDNTVNKVTLFIMVLLVYLISLLANLGMITLIRMDPQLHTPMYFCLSHLSFCDLCYSTAIGPKMLVDLFAKNKTISFYGCALQFLVFYIFADSECLLLAVMAYDQYKAISSPLLYEVSMSSRVCPLLMDGVYLVRMADGLIHTTLAFCLCFHGSNEINHFFCDLSPLFRLSCSDIQVNELALFLVFGFIELSTISGVLVFYFYIVFSVLKIHSVEGRFKAFSTCTSHLTAVAILQGTILFMYFRPSSSYCLDQDKMTSLFYTLVTPMLNPLIYSLRNKDMIQALEKIKLKR; encoded by the coding sequence ATGAACAGAGACAATTGCTCCTCCATGACTGAATTCATTTTCTTGGGAATTACTGATAACACTGTGAACAAAGTGACCCTATTTATCATGGTTCTCCTTGTTTATCTCATCAGTCTTCTGGCAAATCTTGGAATGATAACCCTGATTAGGATGGATCCCCAGCTGCACACTCCCATGTACTTTTGCCTTAGCCACCTCTCCTTCTGTGACCTCTGCTATTCCACAGCCATTGGTCCCAAGATGCTGGTGGACCTATTTGCCAAGAACAAGACAATCTCTTTCTATGGTTGTGCTCTGCAATTCTTGGTCTTCTATATCTTTGCTGATTCTGAGTGTCTCCTGCTGgcagtgatggcctatgaccagTACAAGGCCATCAGCAGTCCCTTGCTCTATGAGGTCAGCATGTCCAGCAGGGTGTGCCCCCTACTCATGGATGGGGTTTACCTGGTAAGAATGGCAGATGGTCTGATACACACGACATTAGCATTCTGCTTATGTTTCCATGGGTCAAATGAGATTAaccatttcttctgtgatttatctCCACTTTTCCGCCTATCCTGCTCTGATATACAGGTCAATGAGTTGGCATTATTCCTTGTTTTTGGCTTCATTGAACTGAGTACCATTTCAGGAgttcttgtcttttatttttatatcgtCTTTTCAGTCTTGAAGATACACTCTGTAGAGGGGAGGTTCAAAGCATTCTCTACCTGCACCTCCCACCTAACTGCAGTGGCAATTCTCCAGGGAACTATTCTCTTTATGTATTTCAGGCCGAGTTCATCCTACTGTCTAGATCAAGACAAAATGACTTCATTGTTTTATACTCTAGTGACTCCAATGTTAAACCCTCTGATTTATAGCCTAAGAAACAAGGATATGATACAAGccctagaaaaaataaaacttaaaagatga